A genome region from Crossiella equi includes the following:
- a CDS encoding GlsB/YeaQ/YmgE family stress response membrane protein, translated as MNITNIFSALLVGLFIGALARFIVPGRQKIPIYLTILIGIASALVGTLVANALNVGDTEGFDWIEFFIQLGLAAVVVTLAARAWRPRRRE; from the coding sequence ATGAACATCACCAACATCTTCAGCGCACTGCTCGTCGGTCTGTTCATCGGCGCCCTCGCCCGTTTCATCGTGCCCGGACGGCAGAAGATCCCCATCTACCTGACCATCCTGATCGGCATCGCCTCGGCGCTGGTCGGCACGCTGGTGGCCAACGCGCTCAACGTCGGCGACACCGAGGGCTTCGACTGGATCGAGTTCTTCATCCAGCTCGGCCTGGCCGCGGTGGTCGTCACGCTCGCCGCCCGCGCCTGGCGGCCACGGCGCCGGGAGTGA
- a CDS encoding DUF4232 domain-containing protein gives MNSNTRRGAALTAVLATAATSALLFTGVASANPTDQPCKAEQLDTTLVAGSPGAGQRYASLQFTAKPGNACKLDGQVAVALTGAPGVVVELDGTAPGQAVYLTQGRFAHVLLHWTGIGAPEQQQRPSSVTVGLPGTNSLELPWNQGPLDAFDEAHTLRVGPVQAGPAEA, from the coding sequence ATGAATTCCAACACCCGACGGGGTGCGGCACTCACTGCCGTGCTCGCCACCGCCGCGACCAGCGCACTGCTGTTCACCGGTGTGGCCTCCGCGAACCCGACCGACCAGCCGTGCAAGGCCGAACAGCTGGACACCACGCTGGTCGCGGGTTCGCCCGGTGCGGGCCAGCGCTACGCCTCGCTGCAGTTCACCGCCAAGCCGGGCAACGCCTGCAAGCTGGACGGCCAGGTCGCGGTCGCGCTGACCGGCGCGCCCGGGGTCGTGGTGGAGCTGGACGGGACCGCCCCGGGGCAGGCGGTGTACCTGACCCAGGGCCGGTTCGCCCACGTGCTGCTGCACTGGACGGGCATCGGCGCGCCCGAGCAGCAGCAGCGGCCGAGCAGTGTCACCGTGGGCCTGCCCGGCACCAACTCCCTGGAGCTGCCGTGGAACCAGGGCCCGCTGGACGCCTTCGACGAGGCGCACACCCTCCGGGTCGGCCCGGTGCAGGCCGGTCCGGCGGAGGCCTGA
- a CDS encoding tetratricopeptide repeat protein, with the protein MYQPFQPPVPPPPPPRDPLAVAFGNASLLGIGYFLLGRRGLGVLTTLGTLVLALVQAWWVRSGWLEIAFLVWWVLLVAHGWFLAARAEQRVADRRARVVGIAAAVATVLVAGLLRFDAAAIEEDLAQARADGDCAKAVRALDRVWFGHEVVAAPSVLRGEDTGRACDRLRTARELLTTALSGQVDPLDRGYRALDAVRAELPGHQRMAEVVEDAFLAGLPAKDPCRTVVLTDWLKQRVAGGKDRPAPTVAEVAPRALVDCGEGYLGKDWDKARAHLRQLLDQYPGHPLTPRAREGEHKAVLEIELRTVRGLVKGSSPAYCDKPAQYQAAPEPGGGTNRTLVIGDDEYTKRLPGEWKVDDAARAQLVLCAGKAEMGTPVRTCPYQGKGAFAKFPREVTFRKIAIPVKVFELRTGRLVKDQRVEIGGAVCPRVLHYTRYTNLVDIGPPGEVYVDAKDDDVRGAFQGLVTR; encoded by the coding sequence ATGTACCAGCCGTTCCAGCCGCCGGTGCCACCGCCACCGCCGCCGCGTGACCCGCTCGCGGTCGCCTTCGGCAACGCCTCGCTGCTGGGCATCGGCTACTTCCTGCTCGGCCGCCGCGGCCTGGGGGTGCTGACCACCCTGGGCACGCTGGTGCTGGCGCTCGTGCAGGCCTGGTGGGTGCGGTCGGGCTGGCTGGAGATCGCGTTCCTGGTGTGGTGGGTGCTGCTCGTCGCGCACGGCTGGTTCCTCGCCGCCCGCGCCGAGCAGCGCGTGGCGGACCGGCGGGCGCGGGTCGTCGGGATCGCCGCCGCGGTGGCCACCGTGCTCGTGGCCGGGCTGCTGCGCTTCGACGCCGCCGCCATCGAGGAGGACCTCGCCCAGGCCCGCGCGGACGGCGACTGCGCCAAGGCCGTGCGGGCCCTGGACCGCGTGTGGTTCGGGCACGAGGTGGTGGCCGCGCCCTCGGTGCTGCGCGGGGAGGACACCGGCCGCGCCTGCGACCGGCTGCGCACCGCGCGGGAACTGCTGACCACCGCGCTGTCCGGTCAGGTCGACCCCCTGGACCGGGGCTACCGCGCCCTGGACGCGGTGCGGGCCGAGCTGCCCGGGCACCAGCGCATGGCCGAGGTGGTCGAGGACGCGTTCCTGGCCGGGCTGCCCGCCAAGGACCCCTGCCGCACGGTGGTGCTCACCGACTGGCTCAAGCAGCGCGTGGCCGGGGGCAAGGACCGGCCCGCGCCGACCGTGGCCGAGGTCGCGCCGCGGGCCCTCGTGGACTGCGGTGAGGGCTACCTGGGCAAGGACTGGGACAAGGCCCGCGCGCACCTCCGGCAGCTGCTCGACCAGTACCCCGGCCACCCGCTGACCCCGCGCGCCCGGGAGGGCGAGCACAAGGCGGTGCTGGAGATCGAGCTGCGCACCGTGCGCGGGCTGGTCAAGGGTTCCAGCCCCGCCTACTGCGACAAGCCCGCCCAGTACCAGGCCGCCCCCGAACCCGGCGGCGGGACCAACCGCACGCTGGTGATCGGCGACGACGAGTACACCAAGCGGCTGCCGGGGGAGTGGAAGGTCGACGACGCCGCGCGGGCCCAGCTGGTCCTGTGCGCGGGCAAGGCCGAGATGGGCACGCCCGTGCGCACCTGCCCGTACCAGGGCAAGGGCGCCTTCGCGAAGTTCCCGCGGGAGGTGACCTTCCGCAAGATCGCCATCCCGGTGAAGGTCTTCGAGCTGCGCACCGGCAGGCTCGTCAAGGACCAGCGGGTCGAGATCGGCGGCGCGGTCTGCCCGCGCGTGCTGCACTACACGCGGTACACGAACCTGGTCGACATCGGGCCGCCGGGCGAGGTGTACGTCGACGCCAAGGACGACGACGTGCGCGGTGCGTTCCAGGGACTGGTCACCCGGTAG
- a CDS encoding amidohydrolase family protein, translated as MTRTAIFNVRVFDGTALTEPGTVVLDGPVFGLGTDGAEVLDAEGATLLPGLIDTHVHLGGEDTLRQLARHGVTTALDMASWPPEKVTALRDRPGVTDIRSAGLPAIGPGGVHAKVLGLPPEAVVLTPEQAEEFVRARVAERVDYVKVVLEEPGAGGPDEETARALVRAAHAAGLKVVAHAASVGAYALAAEVGPDVVTHLPFDGVVREQDVAALAGAGQVVSTTLTMGLAMRGPEALEVMAPSVLALHRAGVPLLAGTDAHDQGALPGVRHGKSLLQELELLARCGLSPVEVLRAATWEPARHFGLLDRGAIRPGLRADAVLVAGDPVQDITTVHNVQKVWCAGQLVN; from the coding sequence ATGACTCGCACCGCGATCTTCAACGTCCGGGTGTTCGACGGCACCGCCCTCACCGAGCCGGGCACGGTCGTCCTGGACGGCCCGGTGTTCGGCCTGGGCACCGACGGCGCGGAGGTCCTCGACGCCGAGGGCGCCACCCTGCTGCCCGGCCTGATCGACACCCACGTCCACCTCGGCGGGGAGGACACGCTGCGCCAGCTGGCCCGGCACGGCGTGACCACCGCGCTGGACATGGCCAGCTGGCCGCCGGAGAAGGTGACCGCGCTGCGCGACCGGCCGGGGGTGACCGACATCCGCAGCGCGGGCCTGCCCGCGATCGGGCCCGGGGGCGTGCACGCGAAGGTGCTGGGCCTGCCGCCGGAGGCCGTCGTGCTCACGCCGGAGCAGGCCGAGGAGTTCGTGCGGGCCCGGGTCGCCGAGCGCGTGGACTACGTCAAGGTCGTGCTGGAGGAGCCGGGGGCGGGCGGTCCGGACGAGGAGACCGCGCGGGCGCTGGTGCGGGCCGCGCACGCCGCCGGGCTGAAGGTGGTCGCGCACGCGGCCTCGGTCGGGGCGTACGCGCTGGCCGCCGAGGTCGGCCCGGACGTGGTGACCCACCTGCCCTTCGACGGGGTGGTGCGCGAGCAGGACGTGGCCGCGCTGGCCGGGGCGGGCCAGGTCGTGTCCACCACGCTGACCATGGGCCTGGCCATGCGGGGACCGGAGGCCCTCGAGGTGATGGCGCCCAGCGTGCTGGCCCTGCACCGCGCCGGGGTGCCGCTGCTGGCAGGCACCGACGCGCACGACCAGGGCGCGCTGCCCGGCGTGCGGCACGGCAAGAGCCTGTTGCAGGAGCTGGAGCTGCTCGCCCGCTGTGGGCTGAGCCCGGTGGAGGTGCTGCGCGCGGCGACCTGGGAACCCGCCAGGCATTTCGGCCTGCTGGACCGCGGCGCGATCCGGCCCGGCCTGCGCGCGGACGCCGTTCTCGTTGCCGGGGACCCGGTTCAGGACATCACCACCGTCCACAATGTCCAGAAAGTCTGGTGTGCCGGACAGTTGGTGAATTGA